The proteins below come from a single Mycobacterium parmense genomic window:
- a CDS encoding CaiB/BaiF CoA transferase family protein: MTAGVLQGVRVVELASWTYVPSAGAALSDWGADVVKVEGVASGDPGRALVVGGFTREAARPDADFILELGNRGKRSVALDLKTELGREFFGRLLASADVFLTNWLPGALQRARLTVADVRGFNPAIIIARGTGLGVRGPHRDRGGFDAATYLARGGVAYTLTPFGSETPAVQGPGFGDLQGGATLAGGVCAALFHRERTGEPTIVDSSLLAQAMWSIAPSICAADFFDIDGIPGAPPGLAINPLVNRYKTRDGRWIQLVFLQPDKFWAGFCARMGLAELVTDERFVPSSNLIANAAAATEIFATAFAGHDLAHWQKVLEDEPGVWGALATPRETLNDPQVEPNGYVVTNVDDHGEKYRMVAAPVQFDETPPDPARAPEHGQHTEEVLLELGVGWDDIGRAKELRAIL; the protein is encoded by the coding sequence ATGACGGCTGGTGTCCTTCAAGGCGTGCGGGTTGTCGAGTTGGCGTCGTGGACGTACGTGCCGTCGGCAGGTGCCGCGCTGTCGGACTGGGGCGCCGACGTCGTCAAGGTCGAAGGCGTCGCCTCGGGAGATCCCGGCCGCGCGCTGGTCGTCGGCGGGTTCACCCGCGAAGCCGCCCGCCCCGACGCCGACTTCATCCTCGAGCTCGGCAACCGCGGCAAGCGCAGCGTCGCGCTCGACCTCAAAACCGAACTGGGCCGCGAGTTTTTCGGCCGGCTGCTGGCGAGCGCGGACGTCTTTCTCACGAATTGGCTGCCCGGCGCTCTGCAACGTGCCCGGCTGACCGTCGCGGACGTCCGCGGGTTCAACCCGGCGATCATCATTGCCCGCGGCACCGGATTGGGGGTGCGCGGCCCACACCGCGACCGCGGTGGATTCGATGCGGCGACGTACCTGGCCCGGGGCGGGGTGGCCTACACGCTGACGCCGTTCGGCAGCGAGACGCCGGCCGTTCAGGGTCCGGGATTCGGCGACCTGCAGGGCGGGGCGACGCTGGCGGGCGGTGTGTGCGCCGCGCTGTTTCACCGAGAGCGCACGGGCGAGCCGACAATCGTCGACTCTTCGCTACTGGCCCAGGCGATGTGGTCCATCGCGCCGTCGATCTGCGCGGCCGACTTCTTCGACATCGACGGCATTCCCGGCGCCCCGCCGGGGCTGGCCATCAACCCGCTCGTCAACCGGTACAAAACCAGGGACGGCAGATGGATCCAGCTGGTCTTCCTGCAGCCGGACAAGTTCTGGGCCGGGTTCTGCGCGCGAATGGGCCTGGCTGAACTGGTCACCGACGAGCGATTCGTGCCGTCGAGCAATCTGATCGCCAACGCCGCGGCGGCCACCGAGATCTTCGCGACGGCGTTCGCCGGCCACGACCTCGCCCACTGGCAGAAGGTGCTGGAGGACGAGCCGGGCGTGTGGGGCGCCCTGGCGACGCCCCGCGAAACCCTCAACGACCCCCAGGTGGAACCGAACGGCTACGTAGTGACCAACGTCGACGACCACGGAGAGAAGTACCGGATGGTCGCCGCGCCCGTGCAGTTCGACGAGACGCCGCCGGACCCGGCGCGCGCTCCCGAACACGGGCAGCACACCGAAGAGGTTCTGTTGGAACTCGGCGTCGGCTGGGACGACATCGGCCGGGCAAAGGAACTGAGGGCGATTCTGTAG
- a CDS encoding mycofactocin-coupled SDR family oxidoreductase produces the protein MGRVSGKVAVVSGAARGQGRSHARLLAAEGADIIAVDLCEDIATNEYPLARPEDLDETARLVEKEGQRAFTTIADVRDKVALSAAIDGGVAEFGHLDVVVANAGICPLTAGLPPQAFADAVDVDLVGVLNLVHASLKHLQSGASIVVIGSNAAFMSSMNTTGIDGGPGGAGYAFAKLAAAHYVNDFALALAPFSIRMNAVHPTNVNTDMLHSPPMYRAFRPDLKEPKREDAEPVFPLVQAMPIPYVEPEDISEAVLFLASDAARYITGQQLRVDGGGFLKVKPWSGA, from the coding sequence ATGGGCAGAGTATCGGGCAAGGTGGCCGTGGTCAGCGGCGCCGCACGCGGCCAGGGGCGTTCGCACGCGCGGCTGCTGGCCGCCGAAGGCGCCGACATCATCGCCGTCGATCTTTGCGAGGACATCGCGACCAACGAGTATCCGCTGGCCCGCCCCGAGGATCTCGACGAGACGGCGCGGCTGGTCGAGAAGGAGGGGCAGCGCGCTTTCACCACGATCGCCGACGTCCGCGACAAGGTGGCGCTGTCCGCGGCGATCGACGGGGGGGTCGCCGAATTCGGGCATCTCGACGTCGTGGTCGCCAATGCCGGCATCTGCCCGCTGACCGCCGGCCTGCCACCACAGGCCTTCGCCGACGCCGTGGACGTGGACCTGGTCGGCGTGCTCAACCTGGTGCACGCCAGCCTCAAACATCTGCAGTCCGGCGCGTCCATCGTCGTGATCGGTTCCAACGCCGCTTTCATGTCGTCGATGAACACCACGGGGATCGACGGGGGACCCGGCGGCGCGGGGTACGCCTTCGCGAAACTCGCCGCCGCGCACTACGTCAACGACTTCGCGTTGGCCCTGGCGCCGTTCTCGATCCGGATGAATGCGGTACACCCCACCAACGTCAACACCGACATGCTGCACAGCCCGCCGATGTACCGCGCCTTCCGGCCGGACCTGAAGGAACCGAAACGCGAGGATGCGGAACCCGTCTTCCCCCTGGTGCAGGCGATGCCCATCCCCTACGTCGAGCCCGAGGACATCAGCGAGGCCGTGTTGTTCCTCGCGTCCGACGCGGCGCGCTATATCACCGGACAGCAGCTCCGCGTGGACGGGGGCGGTTTTCTCAAGGTCAAGCCGTGGTCGGGGGCGTGA
- a CDS encoding thiamine pyrophosphate-dependent dehydrogenase E1 component subunit alpha has protein sequence MVLMKAADDRLSRGISTGEFMCVYWPSRGQEAIAAAMGVSLRPDDQLVTTYRGLHDLIGKQVPLEEIYGEMMGRTVGAARGKGGSMHIADPDHGVMLSTGIVGAGPPVAVGLALAAKRKHIDRVTVVSLGDGATNTGSFHEAANMAALWDLPVVFVCQNNQYAEMTPTTHTMKLAHVADRAAGYGMPGIRVDGNDPLAVTAALDNALRRARSGAGPTFLECVTFRFRGHYFGDPMPYIPPDQLAAAMAADPVPWFRDHLAHAGICTAGELDRIDADAEAAVEAALQTVMGADPPPADELDRDVYATPLKFPV, from the coding sequence ATGGTCCTGATGAAGGCCGCCGACGACCGCCTGTCCAGGGGCATCAGCACCGGTGAGTTCATGTGTGTCTACTGGCCGTCGCGCGGGCAGGAGGCCATCGCCGCAGCGATGGGCGTCTCCTTGCGCCCCGACGACCAGTTGGTGACCACCTACCGCGGGCTGCACGATCTCATCGGCAAGCAAGTGCCGCTCGAGGAGATCTACGGCGAGATGATGGGGCGCACGGTCGGCGCGGCGCGCGGCAAGGGCGGCAGCATGCACATCGCCGATCCCGACCACGGCGTCATGCTGTCGACTGGCATCGTCGGGGCCGGGCCACCGGTGGCGGTGGGTCTGGCACTGGCCGCGAAGCGCAAGCACATCGACCGCGTCACGGTCGTCAGCCTCGGCGACGGCGCGACCAACACCGGCTCGTTCCACGAGGCGGCCAACATGGCCGCGCTGTGGGACCTGCCCGTCGTGTTCGTCTGCCAGAACAACCAATACGCCGAGATGACACCGACCACCCACACCATGAAGCTCGCACACGTCGCCGACCGGGCCGCCGGGTACGGCATGCCGGGCATCCGGGTGGACGGCAACGACCCGCTGGCCGTGACGGCCGCGCTGGATAACGCCCTGCGGCGCGCCCGCAGCGGCGCCGGCCCCACCTTCCTCGAGTGCGTGACGTTCCGCTTCCGTGGCCACTACTTCGGCGACCCGATGCCCTACATACCCCCGGACCAGCTCGCCGCCGCGATGGCGGCCGACCCGGTGCCGTGGTTCCGCGACCACCTCGCCCATGCGGGCATCTGCACCGCCGGCGAGCTCGACCGCATCGACGCGGACGCCGAGGCGGCCGTCGAGGCCGCGCTGCAGACCGTCATGGGCGCCGATCCCCCGCCGGCCGACGAACTCGACCGCGACGTGTACGCGACTCCCCTGAAATTCCCGGTGTAG
- a CDS encoding alpha-ketoacid dehydrogenase subunit beta yields MQEREMTMREALNLALDQALHADDRVFLLGEDIADPGASGPTAGLSAKYGHDRVLDTPISEAAIVGAAIGAAIDGMRPVAEIMIMDFIGIAADQLINNAAKLRFMTAGRTTAPITVRTQVYAGLATGATHSQSLEAWFMHIPGMKVIVPSTPRDGKGLLTAAIFDDDPCLFIETIRLQSKKGPVPVDPGFSIPLGQADVKRPGTDVSLISYGRPVHDALAAAATLAENGVSAEVVDLRTLVPLDVDTIVGSVARTRRAVIAHDAVQFGGPGAEIAAILQSELFGELAAPVERVATRFAPNPAAAALEAQMYPSPARIAAAARRTLESTTRTTMHG; encoded by the coding sequence ATGCAAGAACGGGAGATGACCATGCGCGAGGCGCTCAACCTCGCGCTCGACCAGGCGCTGCACGCCGACGACAGGGTGTTCCTGCTCGGCGAGGACATCGCCGATCCCGGCGCGTCGGGCCCCACCGCGGGACTGTCGGCCAAGTACGGCCACGACCGGGTCCTGGACACTCCGATCTCAGAAGCCGCGATCGTGGGCGCCGCGATCGGCGCGGCCATCGACGGGATGCGGCCGGTGGCCGAGATCATGATCATGGATTTCATCGGCATCGCGGCCGACCAGTTGATCAACAACGCCGCCAAGCTGCGATTCATGACCGCGGGGCGAACGACCGCGCCGATCACCGTCCGCACCCAGGTCTACGCCGGGCTGGCCACCGGCGCCACGCATTCGCAGAGCCTGGAGGCGTGGTTCATGCACATCCCGGGCATGAAGGTGATCGTGCCCTCCACCCCCCGCGACGGCAAGGGCCTGCTGACCGCGGCGATCTTCGACGACGACCCCTGCCTTTTCATCGAGACGATCCGGCTGCAGAGCAAGAAGGGGCCCGTACCGGTCGATCCCGGCTTTTCTATCCCGCTGGGGCAGGCCGACGTCAAGCGGCCCGGCACCGACGTGAGCCTCATCAGCTACGGGCGCCCGGTGCACGACGCGCTCGCGGCCGCTGCCACGCTGGCCGAGAACGGCGTCAGCGCGGAGGTCGTCGACCTTCGCACCCTGGTGCCGCTCGACGTCGACACCATCGTCGGATCGGTCGCTCGTACCCGGCGGGCCGTGATCGCCCACGACGCAGTGCAATTCGGCGGTCCGGGGGCCGAGATCGCCGCGATCCTGCAATCCGAGCTGTTCGGCGAGCTGGCCGCACCCGTCGAGCGGGTGGCGACCCGGTTCGCGCCCAACCCGGCCGCCGCGGCGCTCGAGGCGCAGATGTATCCCTCGCCGGCGCGGATCGCTGCCGCCGCCCGGCGAACTCTGGAGTCCACGACGAGGACGACCATGCATGGCTGA
- a CDS encoding lipoyl domain-containing protein, with protein MADFIIRIPRVSVAVAEAELTGLLVPAGEHVDAGTPIYVIATEKAEQEIEAGASGTVQWTGQVGTTYDIGAQIGVITT; from the coding sequence ATGGCTGACTTCATCATTCGCATCCCGCGGGTATCGGTCGCCGTCGCCGAAGCCGAGCTCACCGGGCTGCTGGTGCCGGCCGGCGAACACGTCGACGCCGGCACACCGATCTACGTGATCGCCACCGAGAAGGCCGAGCAGGAGATCGAGGCCGGGGCGTCGGGCACCGTGCAATGGACGGGCCAGGTCGGCACCACCTACGACATCGGCGCCCAAATCGGCGTCATCACCACGTAA
- a CDS encoding enoyl-CoA hydratase-related protein, producing the protein MDLNETRERIIYQKEGPVAKVTLNWPEKANAQDQKLAEEVDAALLDADRDYDIKVLILKANGKGFCSGHAIGNNAVDYPAFVEGAKVMGTPWKPQTDLFVKPTLNLWEFSKPTIAQVHGYCVGGGTHYGLTTDIVIASEDAYFSYPPLQGFGMPSGECSIEPWVFMNWRRAAYYLYLAEVIDAKRALEVGLVNEVVPLDQLDARVDAIARHIAQAPLTTLLATKANLKRAWELMGMRVHWQSSNDLVALASISKDVQQLIQTVFKDKVLPSEQARRQAAAAASSDGATATT; encoded by the coding sequence ATGGATCTCAACGAGACCCGCGAACGAATCATCTACCAGAAAGAGGGGCCCGTCGCGAAGGTCACGCTGAACTGGCCCGAGAAGGCCAACGCGCAGGACCAGAAGCTGGCCGAGGAGGTCGACGCCGCGCTGCTGGACGCCGACCGTGACTACGACATCAAGGTCCTGATCCTCAAGGCCAACGGCAAGGGTTTCTGTTCGGGGCACGCCATCGGCAACAACGCGGTCGACTATCCGGCGTTCGTGGAGGGCGCCAAAGTCATGGGCACGCCGTGGAAACCGCAGACCGACCTGTTCGTCAAACCGACGCTGAACCTGTGGGAGTTCTCCAAACCGACCATCGCCCAGGTGCACGGCTACTGCGTCGGTGGCGGCACGCACTACGGTTTGACCACCGACATCGTGATCGCCTCCGAGGACGCCTACTTCTCCTACCCGCCGCTGCAGGGTTTCGGCATGCCCTCGGGTGAATGTTCCATCGAACCCTGGGTTTTCATGAACTGGCGGCGCGCGGCCTATTACCTGTACCTCGCCGAGGTGATCGACGCCAAGCGTGCGCTCGAGGTCGGTCTGGTCAACGAGGTGGTGCCGCTCGACCAACTCGACGCCCGCGTCGACGCCATCGCGCGCCACATCGCCCAGGCGCCGTTGACGACGCTGCTCGCGACCAAGGCCAACCTCAAGCGTGCCTGGGAGCTGATGGGCATGCGGGTGCACTGGCAGAGCTCAAACGACCTGGTCGCGCTGGCGTCGATCAGCAAGGACGTGCAACAGCTGATCCAGACGGTGTTCAAGGACAAGGTGCTGCCGTCCGAGCAGGCCCGCCGGCAGGCCGCGGCCGCCGCATCGAGCGATGGCGCAACGGCCACAACCTAG